A single Pseudomonas sp. DC1.2 DNA region contains:
- a CDS encoding anti-sigma factor domain-containing protein, giving the protein MNYQTPPLRRALAADYAIGLMSAAARRRFEQLLLEDAALRAELANWQHSLASLTDVLSAQPVPDRVWQAITARIEPQVLHVPEKRSFWNWMRITATVCSLVVVAFLGVLYNRDEPRYSATMLSADAQPALKVEAHKNYLSVEPLTLAAVDPGRSLELWAIPADGKPISLGVIPAGGTGKVELSDAQKVLIDKPVTLAISLEPKGGSPTGQPTGPVLYQGALAAL; this is encoded by the coding sequence ACCCCGCCCTTGCGCCGCGCCCTGGCTGCCGACTACGCCATAGGCTTGATGTCCGCGGCCGCTCGCCGACGCTTTGAACAGTTGCTGCTCGAAGACGCGGCGCTGCGTGCGGAACTGGCCAATTGGCAACACAGCCTCGCCAGCCTGACCGACGTACTGTCCGCACAACCGGTGCCCGATCGCGTGTGGCAGGCCATTACGGCGCGGATCGAACCCCAAGTGCTGCACGTACCAGAGAAGCGTTCCTTCTGGAACTGGATGCGGATCACGGCAACCGTCTGCTCGCTGGTGGTGGTTGCGTTCCTCGGCGTGCTCTACAACCGCGATGAACCTCGTTACAGCGCCACCATGCTCAGCGCCGATGCACAGCCTGCGCTAAAAGTTGAAGCGCACAAGAATTACCTGAGCGTCGAGCCGCTGACGTTGGCCGCAGTTGATCCGGGACGCAGCCTGGAGCTGTGGGCGATCCCGGCGGACGGCAAGCCGATTTCCCTTGGGGTGATACCGGCGGGAGGCACAGGCAAGGTTGAGTTGAGCGACGCGCAGAAGGTGTTGATCGACAAGCCGGTTACATTGGCGATCAGCCTTGAGCCGAAGGGCGGCTCACCGACCGGGCAGCCGACAGGGCCGGTGTTGTATCAAGGGGCGCTGGCGGCGTTGTAA
- the fdhA gene encoding formaldehyde dehydrogenase, glutathione-independent, whose protein sequence is MSGNRGVVYLGNGKVEVQKIDYPKMQDPRGRKIEHAVILRVVSTNICGSDQHMVRGRTTAQTGLVLGHEITGEVIEKGSDVENLQIGDLVSVPFNVACGRCRSCKEMHTGVCLSVNPARPGGAYGYVDMGDWTGGQAEYALVPYADFNLLKLPDRDRAMEKIRDLTCLSDILPTGYHGAVTAGVGPGSTVYIAGAGPVGLAAAASARLLGAAVVIIGDVNPVRLAHAKAQGFEIADLSTDTPLHEQIAALLGEPEVDCAVDAVGFEARGHGHDGVKHEAPATVLNSLMGVVRVAGKIGIPGLYVTEDPGAVDAAAKMGSLSIRFGLGWAKSHSFHTGQTPVMKYNRQLMQAIMWDRIHIADIVGVEVISLDDAPRGYGEFDAGVPKKFVIDPHKMFSAA, encoded by the coding sequence ATGTCTGGCAATCGTGGAGTGGTGTATCTCGGTAATGGCAAGGTCGAAGTACAGAAAATCGACTATCCAAAAATGCAGGACCCGCGCGGCAGGAAGATTGAACACGCCGTCATCCTGCGCGTGGTTTCCACCAATATTTGTGGTTCCGATCAACACATGGTGCGTGGACGCACGACTGCGCAAACCGGTTTGGTGTTGGGGCACGAGATCACTGGTGAAGTGATCGAAAAGGGCAGTGACGTCGAAAATCTGCAAATCGGCGACCTGGTGTCCGTACCGTTCAACGTCGCGTGCGGGCGCTGTCGCTCCTGTAAGGAAATGCACACCGGTGTTTGCCTGAGTGTGAACCCGGCGCGTCCGGGCGGTGCTTATGGTTACGTCGATATGGGCGACTGGACCGGTGGCCAGGCTGAGTACGCGCTGGTGCCGTATGCCGACTTCAACCTGTTGAAACTGCCGGATCGCGACCGGGCAATGGAAAAAATCCGTGACCTGACCTGCCTCTCCGACATTCTGCCTACCGGTTACCACGGCGCCGTGACGGCGGGCGTTGGCCCTGGCAGTACCGTGTACATCGCCGGTGCTGGCCCGGTCGGTCTGGCCGCTGCAGCTTCCGCTCGCCTGTTGGGCGCGGCGGTGGTGATCATCGGTGACGTTAACCCAGTGCGCCTGGCTCACGCCAAGGCTCAGGGGTTTGAAATCGCCGACTTGTCCACGGACACCCCGCTGCATGAGCAGATTGCTGCACTGTTGGGCGAGCCGGAAGTTGACTGCGCGGTTGACGCGGTAGGCTTTGAAGCGCGTGGTCACGGGCATGACGGTGTGAAGCACGAAGCACCGGCCACCGTACTGAACTCACTGATGGGCGTGGTGCGGGTCGCCGGCAAAATCGGTATCCCTGGCCTCTATGTCACTGAAGATCCGGGTGCTGTGGATGCCGCCGCGAAAATGGGCAGCCTGAGCATTCGTTTCGGCCTGGGCTGGGCTAAATCCCATAGCTTCCACACTGGCCAGACGCCGGTGATGAAGTACAACCGTCAACTGATGCAGGCCATCATGTGGGACCGCATCCACATTGCCGACATCGTCGGCGTGGAGGTCATCAGTCTTGATGACGCACCTCGTGGTTACGGCGAATTCGATGCGGGCGTGCCGAAGAAGTTTGTGATTGACCCGCACAAAATGTTCAGCGCGGCGTAA
- the purU gene encoding formyltetrahydrofolate deformylase, translating into MSRAPDTWILTADCPSVLGTVDAVTRFLFEQGCYVTEHHSFDDRLSGRFFIRVEFRQPDGFDEQAFRAGLAERGQAFGMIFELTAPNYRPKVVIMVSKADHCLNDLLYRQRIGQLSMDVAAVVSNHPDLKPLADWHQIPYYHFPLDPNDKPSQERQVLQVIEASGAELVILARYMQVLSPELCRKLDGKAINIHHSLLPGFKGAKPYHQAYNKGVKLVGATAHYINNDLDEGPIIAQGVEVVDHSHYPEDLIAKGRDIEGQTLARAVGYHIERRVFLNANRTVVL; encoded by the coding sequence ATGAGCCGCGCCCCAGACACATGGATTCTGACTGCCGACTGCCCCAGTGTGCTCGGCACTGTGGACGCGGTAACCCGCTTTCTGTTCGAGCAGGGCTGCTATGTCACCGAGCACCATTCCTTCGATGACCGGCTCTCGGGTCGTTTTTTTATTCGCGTTGAATTCCGTCAGCCAGACGGCTTCGACGAGCAAGCGTTCCGCGCCGGTCTTGCAGAACGCGGCCAGGCCTTTGGCATGATTTTCGAGCTGACCGCGCCGAACTATCGGCCAAAAGTGGTGATCATGGTCTCCAAGGCCGATCATTGCCTCAACGATTTGCTCTACCGTCAGCGCATCGGCCAGTTGTCGATGGACGTCGCCGCTGTGGTTTCCAACCACCCTGATCTCAAGCCGTTGGCGGACTGGCACCAGATTCCGTACTACCATTTTCCCCTGGACCCAAACGACAAACCGTCGCAAGAGCGCCAGGTGTTGCAGGTGATCGAAGCGTCCGGCGCCGAACTGGTGATCCTTGCCCGTTACATGCAAGTCCTGTCGCCTGAGTTGTGCCGCAAACTCGACGGCAAGGCGATCAATATTCACCACTCCCTGTTGCCCGGCTTCAAGGGCGCCAAGCCGTATCATCAGGCTTATAACAAGGGCGTGAAACTGGTCGGTGCCACGGCGCATTACATCAATAACGATCTGGATGAAGGCCCGATCATCGCCCAAGGCGTTGAGGTGGTGGACCACAGTCATTACCCCGAAGATCTGATCGCCAAAGGGCGGGATATCGAAGGGCAGACGTTGGCCCGGGCCGTTGGGTATCACATTGAGCGACGGGTGTTTCTGAACGCCAATCGCACCGTCGTCCTTTAG
- a CDS encoding sarcosine oxidase subunit gamma gives MTVANVYQQRPTTGAKAESSLHHADLASLVGKGRKNAGVIVREKKLLGHLTIRGDGHDAAFAAGVHQALGIELPCALSVIVKGETSLQWMGPDEWLLIVPGGEEFAAEQKLREALGELHIQIVNVSGGQQILELSGPNVRQVLMKSTSYDVHPNSFPVGKAVGTVFAKSQLVIRHTAEDTWELLIRRSFSDYWWLWLQDAAAEYGLSVQA, from the coding sequence ATGACCGTAGCCAATGTTTACCAACAACGCCCAACCACTGGGGCCAAGGCCGAGTCGTCGCTGCATCATGCCGACCTCGCCAGCCTGGTGGGCAAGGGTCGAAAAAACGCCGGCGTGATCGTGCGTGAAAAGAAACTCCTCGGTCATCTGACAATTCGTGGCGACGGCCACGACGCCGCGTTTGCTGCCGGCGTACACCAGGCACTGGGCATTGAATTGCCGTGCGCGCTGAGCGTCATTGTCAAAGGCGAAACCAGTCTGCAATGGATGGGGCCGGATGAGTGGCTACTGATTGTGCCGGGCGGTGAAGAGTTCGCCGCCGAGCAGAAACTGCGTGAAGCGCTGGGCGAATTGCACATTCAAATTGTCAACGTCAGCGGAGGCCAACAGATCCTCGAACTGAGCGGGCCGAATGTGCGCCAGGTATTGATGAAGTCCACCAGCTATGACGTACATCCCAACAGCTTTCCGGTGGGCAAAGCGGTGGGTACGGTGTTTGCCAAGTCGCAATTGGTGATCCGCCACACCGCCGAAGACACGTGGGAGCTGCTGATTCGTCGCAGCTTCTCGGACTACTGGTGGTTGTGGTTGCAGGATGCTGCCGCCGAATACGGCCTTAGCGTTCAAGCGTGA